Proteins from a single region of Sordaria macrospora chromosome 7, complete sequence:
- a CDS encoding mitochondrial 54S ribosomal protein bL33m → MAKKVKSRIINVRLISMAMTGYFYTFTRPRTSLPMSMLKYDPIVRRKVLFLEQKRKGR, encoded by the exons TCAAGTCCCGCATCATCAATGTGCGCCTGATCTCCATGGCCATGACGGGTTACTTCTACACCTTCACCCGGCCCCGTACCTCGCTGCCCATGAGCATGCTGAAATACGACCCGATTG TTCGCCGTAAGGTTCTCTTCCTCGAGCAGAAACGCAAGGGCAGGTAA